The segment ATCCTGCTCGGCCCGCTTCCGTGTTCCATCGTGATGCAGGTCGCCCACTCCCGGGTGGCCCAGGGAGTCGACGAACACAGTGACTTCCGCGAGCACCCGGCCCGACGGGCGCGCGGAACGGCCCAGTTCGTCTACGCGCTCGCGTTCGGGACCGCGGAGGAGACCGACGCGGTGACGCGGGAGGTACGGGCGGCGCACCGCCGCGTACGAGGCCGCGGATACTCCGCGAACGACCCCGACCTGCAGACCTGGGTCGCCGCGACCGGTTACTTCTGTTACGTCGACGGACACGAGCGTCTCTTCGGTCCGTTGACCGAGGCCGAACGGGACGAGGCGCATCGCCAGTTCGCCGGTTGGGCCACCGTGTTGGGGTGTCCGGCGGACCGCTGGCCGGCCACGCGCGAGGAGTTCGACGCCTACTGGCGGGCCATGGTGTCCACACTCGAGGTCGGGCC is part of the Spiractinospora alimapuensis genome and harbors:
- a CDS encoding oxygenase MpaB family protein — translated: MKDSQTTTVSQRVIREAWILLGPLPCSIVMQVAHSRVAQGVDEHSDFREHPARRARGTAQFVYALAFGTAEETDAVTREVRAAHRRVRGRGYSANDPDLQTWVAATGYFCYVDGHERLFGPLTEAERDEAHRQFAGWATVLGCPADRWPATREEFDAYWRAMVSTLEVGPTSRAVVASLFRPAQWWLRPLTTTQRFFTSGLLPPEIRRRYGLPWSPGHQRAFDLTMHTLRLVYPRIPLVVRELPMTYYLWDLRHRLARERRGARPVSETTPHGSAFARPGRADAAHVRGYGR